A single window of [Clostridium] hylemonae DSM 15053 DNA harbors:
- the glyA gene encoding serine hydroxymethyltransferase has product MYTFDEIKKADSEIAEAIRSEMERQNSHIELIASENWVSKAVMAAMGSPLTNKYAEGYPGKRYYGGCQCVDVVEDLARERAKKLFGCDYVNVQPHSGAQANLAVYFAMVDPGDKVLGMNLDHGGHLTHGSPVNFSGKYFDIVSYGVNDDGVIDYDEVREIALRERPKLIIAGASAYARIIDFKKFREIADEAGAYLMVDMAHIAGLVAAGLHPSPIPYADVVTTTTHKTLRGPRGGMILSNREAEEKFHFDKAIFPGTQGGPLEHVIAGKAVCFKEALKPEFKVYQQQIIDNAQALCKGLMDRGVKIVSGGTDNHLMLVDLSTEEVTGKELERRLDEAHITCNKNTIPNDPRSPFVTSGVRLGTPAVTTRGMKEADMDVIAEAIALVIKSEDNIGKAKELVAGLTEKYPLCS; this is encoded by the coding sequence ATGTATACATTTGACGAAATTAAGAAAGCAGACAGTGAAATAGCAGAAGCCATCCGTTCAGAGATGGAGCGGCAGAATTCCCACATCGAGCTGATCGCTTCTGAGAACTGGGTGAGCAAGGCTGTGATGGCAGCCATGGGAAGTCCCCTTACGAACAAGTATGCGGAAGGGTATCCGGGAAAGCGTTATTACGGCGGATGCCAGTGCGTAGATGTAGTGGAAGATCTGGCGCGGGAGCGGGCGAAAAAGCTGTTCGGCTGCGATTATGTGAATGTACAGCCTCATTCCGGAGCGCAGGCTAATCTGGCGGTATATTTTGCAATGGTGGATCCCGGCGATAAGGTGCTTGGAATGAATCTCGACCATGGAGGACACCTGACGCACGGTTCACCGGTGAATTTTTCCGGAAAGTATTTTGATATTGTATCTTACGGCGTGAACGATGACGGTGTTATCGATTATGACGAAGTACGGGAGATCGCGCTCCGTGAGAGACCGAAGCTTATCATTGCAGGAGCCAGCGCATATGCGAGGATCATAGATTTTAAAAAGTTCCGGGAGATCGCCGATGAAGCGGGTGCATACCTGATGGTGGATATGGCCCATATAGCCGGACTTGTGGCGGCGGGACTTCATCCAAGCCCGATACCGTATGCTGATGTGGTGACGACGACAACGCACAAAACACTGCGCGGGCCAAGGGGCGGTATGATCCTCAGCAACAGAGAAGCAGAGGAGAAGTTTCACTTTGACAAAGCCATATTCCCGGGAACGCAGGGCGGGCCGCTGGAACATGTGATCGCAGGAAAGGCAGTCTGCTTCAAGGAGGCGCTTAAGCCGGAATTCAAAGTATATCAGCAGCAGATCATTGACAATGCCCAGGCTCTCTGCAAAGGGCTTATGGACAGAGGGGTAAAGATCGTATCCGGAGGTACGGACAACCATCTCATGCTCGTGGACTTAAGCACAGAAGAAGTTACAGGTAAAGAGCTGGAGAGGCGTCTTGATGAGGCACATATCACGTGCAACAAAAATACCATTCCAAATGATCCCCGCTCCCCGTTTGTGACGAGTGGAGTAAGACTGGGAACACCGGCGGTGACGACGAGAGGGATGAAGGAAGCTGACATGGATGTCATTGCGGAAGCGATCGCACTTGTCATAAAAAGCGAAG
- a CDS encoding S1C family serine protease, with translation MDNQYNYYNPEQENMNGPAGGFDGKPTRVKKTAPKWVKLVCSALVFGLVASAAFQTSNVVGDKVFGTGGKKTAKQTSTVGSTKLNTTTNSTVNSDIADIADKAMPSVVSITNMSVQQVQNFFGGVQEQESKSVGSGIIVGQNDDELLIVTNNHVVEGSNTLTVSFIDEESVEANVKGTDAAKDLAVIAVPLDSIKSSTMDAIAVATLGDSTKLKVGEPAIAIGNALGYGQSVTTGIISATNRELDTYDGELIQTDAAINPGNSGGALLNANGEVIGINSIKVATDTVEGMGYAIPISDASSIIQNLMNKETRTKVAEGEQGYLGIEGVDVNTESAQMYNMPTGVYISKVVNGGGAEKAGLAKGSIITGLDGTTVNSMDTLKEQLQYYKAGEKVTLTVQTPDKSGEYKESSVEVTLGTSTQ, from the coding sequence ATGGACAATCAATATAATTATTATAATCCGGAACAGGAGAATATGAATGGGCCGGCCGGCGGGTTTGACGGTAAGCCAACGCGGGTGAAGAAGACGGCGCCGAAGTGGGTGAAGCTCGTATGTTCCGCGCTTGTCTTCGGTCTTGTGGCAAGCGCCGCGTTCCAGACGAGCAATGTCGTGGGAGATAAGGTCTTCGGTACGGGCGGCAAAAAGACGGCAAAGCAGACTTCAACCGTCGGCAGCACAAAGCTTAACACAACAACGAACAGCACTGTAAATTCTGATATTGCGGATATAGCCGACAAGGCAATGCCGTCTGTAGTATCGATCACAAACATGAGTGTGCAGCAGGTGCAGAATTTCTTCGGCGGCGTGCAGGAGCAGGAAAGCAAGAGCGTTGGTTCCGGCATCATCGTAGGACAAAATGACGACGAACTTCTCATCGTGACGAATAATCATGTGGTGGAAGGGAGCAATACACTTACCGTATCTTTTATCGATGAAGAGAGTGTAGAGGCCAATGTAAAAGGTACAGACGCGGCGAAGGATCTTGCGGTGATCGCAGTGCCCCTTGATTCCATCAAGAGTTCTACGATGGACGCCATCGCGGTGGCAACGCTCGGAGATTCCACGAAGCTCAAGGTCGGGGAACCTGCCATCGCGATCGGCAATGCGCTCGGTTACGGCCAGTCTGTGACAACGGGAATTATTTCTGCGACGAACAGAGAACTTGACACTTACGACGGTGAACTGATCCAGACGGACGCTGCCATCAATCCGGGCAACAGCGGCGGCGCGCTTCTCAACGCCAACGGTGAAGTCATCGGTATCAACTCGATCAAGGTAGCCACCGACACGGTGGAAGGTATGGGTTACGCGATACCGATATCTGATGCGAGCAGCATTATCCAGAATCTGATGAATAAAGAAACACGGACGAAGGTGGCGGAAGGTGAGCAGGGCTATCTTGGAATTGAAGGTGTGGATGTCAACACCGAGAGCGCTCAGATGTACAATATGCCGACCGGCGTCTATATATCGAAAGTTGTAAACGGCGGCGGAGCTGAAAAGGCAGGGCTGGCAAAGGGAAGCATCATCACCGGGCTTGACGGCACGACGGTCAACAGCATGGATACGCTGAAAGAACAACTTCAGTATTATAAAGCGGGAGAGAAGGTAACACTTACTGTGCAGACTCCGGACAAGAGCGGAGAGTATAAAGAAAGCAGTGTAGAAGTAACCCTTGGAACAAGTACGCAATAA
- a CDS encoding alanyl-tRNA editing protein: MTRKLFYEDSHMREFEAEVLACEPFGEQYKIVLDETAFFPEGGGQYADTGWIGGVRVTDAHEKEGVIFHTAGGPLVPGTKVKGTIDWDERFEKMQQHSGEHIVSGLIHQKFGYDNVGFHLGSDYCTLDFNGPITREELCGIETMANEAVFRNLDIQVSYPSKEELEHIDYRSKIEIEGQVRIVTVPGYDVCACCAPHMDKTGEIGLIKLTDMVNYKGGERISMLCGFRALRDYRQKECNVKAISALLCAREEETAEAVGHLKEEQVRQKGKIASLQQKMLTYKAAEISTDGAVAAVFDPELSGNGPRELMNLLLDRGARVCAVLAGTDEEGYRYVIGSRTEDVRQLCRELNDRFSGKGGGKPEMVQGSLVGKASEIRRFLEEAQP, translated from the coding sequence ATGACACGAAAGTTATTTTATGAAGACAGCCATATGAGAGAATTTGAGGCGGAAGTGCTGGCGTGCGAACCATTCGGGGAGCAGTATAAGATCGTGCTTGACGAGACGGCATTTTTCCCGGAAGGCGGCGGCCAGTATGCGGATACCGGATGGATCGGCGGTGTGAGGGTCACGGATGCACACGAAAAAGAGGGCGTTATCTTTCACACGGCCGGCGGGCCTCTCGTACCGGGAACAAAAGTGAAGGGGACGATCGACTGGGACGAGCGGTTTGAGAAGATGCAGCAGCACTCAGGAGAACATATCGTCTCCGGGCTCATCCACCAAAAGTTCGGCTATGACAATGTAGGGTTCCATCTCGGGAGTGATTACTGCACGCTTGACTTTAACGGCCCGATCACGCGGGAGGAACTGTGCGGGATCGAGACGATGGCGAATGAAGCTGTGTTCCGGAACCTGGACATCCAGGTGTCTTATCCGTCAAAAGAGGAACTGGAGCACATAGATTACAGAAGTAAGATAGAGATCGAGGGGCAGGTACGTATCGTGACTGTGCCGGGATATGATGTCTGTGCGTGCTGCGCGCCTCATATGGATAAGACCGGGGAGATCGGCCTTATCAAGCTGACGGATATGGTGAATTATAAAGGCGGAGAGCGCATCAGCATGCTGTGCGGTTTCCGGGCGCTCAGAGACTACCGGCAAAAAGAATGCAATGTAAAGGCGATATCAGCGCTTCTCTGTGCCCGGGAGGAAGAGACTGCGGAAGCTGTGGGGCATCTGAAAGAGGAACAGGTCCGGCAGAAAGGAAAGATCGCTTCCCTTCAGCAGAAGATGCTCACATATAAGGCTGCAGAGATCAGTACGGACGGAGCAGTTGCTGCAGTGTTTGATCCGGAACTGTCCGGAAACGGGCCGAGAGAGCTTATGAACCTGCTGCTTGACAGGGGCGCGCGTGTATGTGCGGTGCTGGCGGGGACGGACGAAGAAGGGTACCGTTACGTCATCGGCAGCAGAACAGAGGATGTGCGGCAGCTCTGCAGAGAGCTGAACGACAGGTTCTCCGGAAAAGGCGGCGGAAAACCAGAGATGGTGCAGGGGTCTCTCGTGGGAAAAGCAAGTGAGATAAGAAGATTTCTGGAGGAGGCGCAGCCGTAA
- the argS gene encoding arginine--tRNA ligase: MEKIIDLIEKEMEEAFEKAGYDRAYAKVTLSNRPDLCEYQCNGAMAGAKTYRKAPAVIASEVTANLAKSACIKEAEAVNPGFINIRLKESFVADYLNGMNEDHALGLSRAEEPKMIIVDYGGPNVAKPLHVGHLRSAIIGESLKRIARAMGHEVLGDIHLGDWGYQMGLIITELKSRRPELPYFDDSFDGEYPEDAPFTISELEEIYPTASGRAKEDEAYREQALNATYLLQNGHRGYTAIWNHIMNVSVADLKKNYENLDVCFDLWKGEADAQKYIPDMLRRLKEEGYAHMDDGALVIDVQEETDTKEVPPCMIQKSDGASLYGTTDLATLVQREEDYHPDEIIYVVDKRQELHFVQIFRAAKKAGIVPEETKLRFLGFGTMNGKDGKPFKTREGGVMRLENLIAEIEEEMYKKISDNRTVSEENAARTAKTVGMSAIKYGDLSNQASKDYVFDVDRFTSFEGNTGPYILYTIVRIKSILNKYEENGGTLSGIKMQGVCSESEKALMLEAARYSEVIQTAFEELAPHKICAYIYDLANVFNRFYHETKILAQEDENRKSSCIALLVLTKRVLEACIDLLGFEAPERM; the protein is encoded by the coding sequence ATGGAGAAAATTATTGATCTCATAGAGAAGGAGATGGAGGAAGCGTTCGAGAAAGCGGGTTATGACAGAGCGTATGCTAAAGTAACGCTGTCCAACCGTCCCGATCTGTGTGAATACCAGTGTAACGGGGCTATGGCCGGTGCAAAGACGTACAGGAAAGCGCCCGCAGTGATCGCCAGCGAAGTGACTGCAAATCTGGCAAAGAGCGCATGTATAAAGGAAGCGGAGGCTGTGAACCCGGGCTTTATCAATATCCGGCTGAAGGAGTCGTTTGTGGCTGATTATCTGAACGGTATGAATGAGGATCATGCACTCGGACTTTCCAGGGCCGAAGAACCGAAGATGATCATCGTCGATTACGGCGGACCGAACGTGGCTAAGCCGCTCCATGTCGGCCACCTGCGCTCGGCGATCATCGGCGAAAGCCTGAAACGTATCGCAAGAGCGATGGGACATGAGGTGCTCGGGGATATTCATCTCGGTGACTGGGGATACCAGATGGGTCTTATCATCACAGAGCTTAAGAGCCGCAGGCCGGAACTTCCTTACTTTGATGACAGCTTTGACGGGGAGTACCCGGAGGACGCGCCGTTTACCATCTCCGAACTCGAAGAGATATATCCGACTGCCAGCGGCAGGGCAAAGGAGGATGAGGCTTACCGTGAGCAGGCATTAAACGCAACATATCTTCTGCAGAATGGGCACAGGGGATATACAGCCATATGGAATCATATCATGAATGTATCCGTGGCAGACTTGAAGAAGAATTATGAAAACCTCGATGTCTGCTTTGATCTGTGGAAGGGAGAAGCGGACGCCCAGAAATATATCCCTGATATGCTGAGACGGCTGAAAGAAGAAGGGTACGCCCATATGGACGACGGCGCGCTTGTGATCGACGTGCAGGAGGAGACCGACACGAAGGAGGTGCCTCCGTGTATGATCCAGAAGTCGGACGGAGCTTCCCTCTATGGAACGACAGACCTTGCGACGCTTGTTCAGAGGGAAGAGGATTATCATCCGGATGAGATCATATATGTAGTGGACAAGCGGCAGGAACTGCATTTTGTCCAGATATTCCGCGCCGCAAAAAAAGCGGGGATCGTCCCGGAAGAAACGAAGCTTCGGTTTCTCGGGTTCGGCACGATGAACGGGAAGGACGGAAAGCCGTTCAAAACGAGAGAAGGCGGTGTCATGCGCCTTGAAAACCTGATCGCGGAGATCGAGGAAGAAATGTATAAGAAGATATCCGATAACCGTACCGTATCGGAGGAAAATGCGGCGCGGACAGCGAAGACAGTCGGCATGTCCGCCATCAAATACGGAGATCTGTCCAACCAGGCATCAAAGGACTATGTGTTCGATGTGGACAGGTTTACTTCCTTTGAGGGAAATACAGGGCCGTACATCCTATACACGATCGTGCGGATCAAATCGATCCTGAACAAATATGAGGAAAACGGCGGTACGCTCAGCGGGATCAAAATGCAAGGGGTCTGCTCGGAGAGTGAGAAGGCGCTGATGCTGGAGGCCGCCAGATACAGTGAAGTGATCCAGACCGCGTTCGAGGAACTGGCGCCGCACAAAATCTGTGCCTACATCTATGACCTGGCAAATGTGTTCAACCGTTTTTACCACGAGACTAAGATACTCGCGCAGGAGGATGAGAACAGAAAAAGCAGCTGCATCGCTCTGCTCGTACTCACGAAGCGGGTGCTGGAAGCGTGCATTGATCTGCTAGGCTTTGAGGCCCCGGAGAGAATGTAG
- a CDS encoding flavin reductase → MNKNVFRNLSYGVYIISTLDGERGTGCVANSIMQITSEPATIALSMNHDNFTNSCIAASGKFAVSILSETSASSLIGQFGFQCGKDVDKFDGVGFTVKEGLPVIDDSCGYIVCNVIDTMETSTHTVFLGEVIDGDILGDAPAMTYAYYHNVVKGKSPKNAPTYLPEDKEESGDGGKWVCSVCGYVYDGPTPFEELPDSYKCPVCGQGKDKFCRQE, encoded by the coding sequence ATGAACAAAAATGTATTTCGCAACTTATCCTACGGCGTCTATATCATATCTACACTGGACGGGGAACGCGGCACAGGCTGTGTCGCCAACAGCATCATGCAGATCACGTCAGAACCGGCCACTATCGCGCTCAGCATGAACCATGACAACTTTACCAATTCCTGCATCGCCGCAAGCGGTAAATTCGCAGTATCTATACTGTCAGAGACATCTGCTTCTTCCCTCATCGGCCAGTTTGGTTTCCAGTGCGGCAAAGATGTGGATAAGTTTGACGGCGTCGGCTTTACCGTAAAAGAAGGACTTCCCGTCATCGACGACTCCTGCGGCTATATTGTCTGTAACGTCATTGACACGATGGAAACCTCCACTCACACCGTTTTTCTCGGCGAGGTCATAGACGGGGACATTCTCGGAGACGCTCCGGCCATGACCTATGCATATTATCATAATGTCGTAAAAGGAAAGAGTCCGAAAAACGCACCCACCTATCTTCCGGAAGACAAAGAAGAATCCGGCGATGGCGGAAAATGGGTGTGCAGCGTATGCGGCTATGTCTACGACGGTCCGACGCCCTTTGAAGAGCTTCCGGATTCCTACAAATGTCCGGTCTGCGGCCAGGGAAAAGACAAGTTTTGCAGACAGGAATAA
- a CDS encoding deoxyribonuclease IV: MKIGSHVSMSGKDMLLGSAKEAASYGADTFMVFTGAPQNTKRKDISELNIDPAWDYMDSHNISDIIIHAPYIINLGNTVNERTYELAVEFLRMDLMRSAACRSRTLVLHPGAHVGEGADKGIAQIVKGLNEILTPETPVNIALETMAGKGSEIGRTFEELARIYDGVVCSDKLRVCFDTCHTHDSGYDIVHDFDGVMDHFDKVIGKDQIAVFHINDSRNPQGAGKDRHTNIGSGEIGFDALSYIVHHPDFLHVPKILETPYIPSLENPKKTYPPYRHELAMLRAGRFDPHLEENVRNDYEHERVQ; this comes from the coding sequence ATAAAAATAGGTTCCCACGTCAGCATGAGCGGAAAAGACATGCTGCTTGGCTCTGCAAAAGAGGCGGCTTCCTACGGCGCCGATACTTTTATGGTCTTTACCGGTGCGCCACAGAACACAAAGCGAAAAGACATAAGCGAACTCAATATCGACCCCGCCTGGGATTATATGGACAGTCATAATATAAGCGATATCATCATCCACGCGCCGTACATCATCAATCTGGGCAATACTGTCAATGAGCGGACATACGAACTGGCCGTAGAATTTCTCCGTATGGATCTTATGCGCAGCGCCGCCTGCAGGAGCAGGACTCTCGTCCTCCATCCGGGCGCCCATGTCGGCGAGGGTGCGGACAAAGGCATCGCGCAGATCGTAAAGGGGCTCAATGAAATACTGACGCCTGAGACGCCTGTCAATATCGCACTTGAGACGATGGCCGGCAAAGGTTCTGAGATCGGCCGCACGTTTGAAGAACTGGCACGCATCTATGACGGCGTTGTCTGCAGCGATAAACTAAGAGTATGTTTTGACACATGCCATACACATGACAGCGGATATGATATCGTTCATGATTTTGACGGCGTCATGGATCACTTCGACAAAGTGATCGGCAAAGACCAGATCGCTGTATTTCACATCAATGACAGCCGTAATCCGCAGGGTGCGGGAAAAGACAGACATACGAATATCGGAAGCGGAGAGATCGGTTTTGATGCGCTCTCCTACATTGTGCACCATCCTGATTTTCTCCATGTGCCGAAGATACTGGAGACACCATATATCCCGTCTCTCGAAAACCCCAAAAAAACTTATCCGCCCTACAGGCATGAACTGGCTATGCTCCGGGCAGGCAGATTCGATCCCCATCTTGAAGAAAATGTGCGGAATGACTACGAACACGAGCGTGTTCAGTGA
- a CDS encoding GntR family transcriptional regulator: MPWDLDNGRPIYLQLMEKIQQDIISGIYKPGDKLPSVRDLALDAAVNPNTMQKALSELERSGLVYSQRTSGRFITEDERMLKQMKTELASEHIRDFFEKMKQLGFQEDETLLLIQDALKGEH; the protein is encoded by the coding sequence ATGCCATGGGATTTAGATAACGGACGCCCCATCTACCTGCAGCTTATGGAAAAGATCCAGCAGGATATCATATCGGGCATATATAAACCGGGTGATAAACTCCCGTCGGTGCGGGATCTTGCACTGGATGCCGCCGTTAATCCGAACACAATGCAGAAGGCACTGTCCGAGCTGGAACGCAGCGGGCTGGTTTATTCCCAGAGAACAAGCGGACGCTTTATAACGGAGGATGAGAGAATGCTGAAACAGATGAAAACAGAACTGGCCTCAGAACATATCAGAGATTTTTTTGAAAAAATGAAACAGCTTGGCTTTCAGGAGGATGAAACTCTTCTGTTGATCCAGGATGCACTAAAGGGGGAACACTAA
- a CDS encoding ABC transporter ATP-binding protein — protein sequence MNPILECHSLSKRYGNNFYALNNLNLSVERGQIVGLLGPNGSGKTTFIKLINDILVPTSGKILIDGKEPGVETKKIVSYLPDRIHLDDSMKIKDMIAYYTDFYSDFVTDRAYRMLTDLEIDVNKRLKTFSKGTKEKVQLVLAMSRDAQLYVLDEPIGGVDPAARDYILQTILSNYNENATVVISTHLIHDIENILDRVIFIRQGQLVLNATVDEIRTDHGKSVDALFREVFRC from the coding sequence ATGAATCCAATTTTGGAATGCCACAGTCTTTCCAAAAGATACGGCAATAACTTCTATGCCCTGAACAATCTGAACCTCTCTGTTGAGCGCGGACAGATCGTGGGACTGCTTGGGCCGAACGGAAGCGGAAAGACCACTTTTATCAAGCTTATAAACGATATTCTCGTGCCTACTTCCGGAAAGATATTGATAGACGGAAAGGAACCGGGCGTAGAGACTAAGAAGATCGTATCCTATCTTCCAGACCGTATCCATCTGGACGACTCCATGAAGATAAAGGACATGATCGCTTATTATACCGACTTTTACAGCGACTTTGTAACAGACAGGGCATACCGTATGCTCACCGACCTTGAGATAGACGTCAACAAGCGGCTGAAAACCTTCTCAAAAGGCACAAAGGAAAAAGTCCAGCTCGTACTCGCCATGAGCCGCGATGCCCAGCTCTATGTTCTCGATGAGCCGATCGGCGGAGTGGATCCGGCGGCAAGAGACTATATACTGCAGACGATACTGAGTAACTACAATGAAAATGCAACAGTTGTCATATCCACGCATTTGATCCACGATATTGAAAATATACTGGACCGTGTCATATTTATCCGTCAGGGCCAGCTCGTACTCAACGCCACAGTGGATGAGATACGTACAGACCACGGCAAATCCGTGGATGCGCTGTTCAGGGAGGTGTTCAGATGTTAG
- a CDS encoding branched-chain amino acid transporter permease, giving the protein MPISVTMSFLIILAVAGTTFATRVVPFLLFPKGKEIPRVVQYLGKVLTPAVIGMLVVYCLRTTPVLAEPHGVPEALAVIVTAGLHVWKRNNLLSIGAGTILYMFLIQAVF; this is encoded by the coding sequence ATGCCCATAAGTGTGACCATGTCATTTCTCATCATTCTTGCCGTTGCGGGTACGACCTTTGCGACGCGTGTCGTTCCTTTTCTCCTGTTTCCGAAGGGGAAGGAGATACCGCGTGTCGTACAGTATCTCGGCAAGGTGCTCACACCTGCGGTCATCGGAATGCTCGTCGTGTACTGCCTGAGAACGACTCCTGTACTGGCAGAACCTCACGGCGTACCGGAGGCTCTGGCTGTCATCGTGACGGCGGGACTTCACGTGTGGAAGCGCAACAATCTGCTCAGCATCGGAGCAGGGACTATTTTATATATGTTTCTTATCCAGGCTGTGTTTTAG
- a CDS encoding AzlC family ABC transporter permease, which produces MSGYRKAFKKAFPYTIPVMTGYIFIGIAFGVMYAEKGYSFLWAVLMSLLVYAGSGQYLAVNFFVPGISFLQVIFMTLMVNVRHIFYGISLLEKFNNMGKKRWYMIFGLTDETYSLLCTTKVPDGVEEEKFLFAISLMDQSYWIIGSAIGGLAGSLLPFNSEGIDFAMTALFVVIFVEQWMDRRNRTPAVVGIAAAFICLQIFGADKFVLPSMLLIVLVLFMMRTRLERREEVQCP; this is translated from the coding sequence ATGTCGGGTTACAGGAAGGCATTTAAAAAGGCATTTCCATATACGATTCCGGTTATGACAGGATATATCTTTATCGGAATTGCGTTTGGAGTTATGTATGCGGAAAAAGGGTATTCTTTTTTGTGGGCAGTGCTCATGAGTCTGCTCGTATATGCAGGTTCGGGACAATATCTGGCGGTGAACTTTTTCGTGCCGGGTATTTCGTTTCTCCAGGTCATTTTTATGACGCTGATGGTCAATGTACGCCATATTTTTTATGGCATTTCCCTCCTGGAGAAGTTCAACAATATGGGGAAAAAGCGCTGGTACATGATCTTTGGCCTTACAGATGAAACGTATTCCCTTCTCTGTACGACAAAGGTGCCGGACGGCGTGGAAGAAGAGAAGTTCCTGTTTGCCATCTCTCTCATGGACCAGTCATACTGGATCATCGGTTCTGCCATAGGCGGCCTGGCCGGCAGCCTTCTGCCTTTTAATTCGGAGGGGATCGACTTTGCCATGACGGCGCTGTTTGTCGTGATATTTGTGGAACAGTGGATGGACAGAAGGAACAGGACACCTGCGGTCGTCGGAATTGCGGCTGCTTTTATCTGCCTTCAGATATTCGGCGCGGATAAGTTTGTGCTGCCGTCCATGCTGCTCATCGTTCTTGTTCTGTTTATGATGCGCACAAGACTTGAGAGGAGGGAGGAAGTACAATGCCCATAA
- a CDS encoding AAA family ATPase — protein MKLVITMSRRYGTGASIIAQQLSERIGIPVYDKVNVEQELYKNIYESEVEVIRELAEKPCIILGRCASEILKDRKNVFNIYVCADKEDRIKRIMEKDSITYEEAKEKVERTDEERALYYHEHTGKAWGDVNNYHMILNTSDLGVENCADILMRYFEKMEYI, from the coding sequence ATGAAACTGGTAATAACTATGAGCCGTCGATACGGGACAGGGGCGAGCATTATTGCACAACAACTCTCCGAGAGGATCGGAATACCTGTATATGACAAGGTCAACGTGGAACAGGAACTGTATAAGAATATCTATGAATCTGAGGTGGAAGTGATCAGGGAGCTGGCTGAGAAGCCGTGTATCATTCTCGGGCGCTGTGCATCCGAGATATTGAAAGACAGAAAGAATGTGTTCAATATCTACGTGTGCGCGGATAAAGAGGACAGGATAAAGCGGATCATGGAGAAAGACAGCATCACCTATGAGGAAGCGAAAGAGAAGGTAGAGCGGACAGATGAGGAGCGCGCCCTGTATTATCATGAACATACGGGCAAGGCGTGGGGAGATGTCAACAACTACCATATGATACTGAACACTTCCGATCTGGGTGTGGAAAACTGCGCGGATATACTGATGCGCTACTTTGAGAAGATGGAATACATATAA
- a CDS encoding DUF3841 domain-containing protein: MGQDTVRLYTRQNDKTLLPLKRQGRIINQRIYVEMHFGDIAPLFLESYDWFTKEAARRVPKPGDVKAPIWCSISAENCLKPIDGTVVYVLEVPKEKVIYFDEAKWDYVLNRIYLPKDEQDAASYREHLKLLGISNGFEFFEGRYKGMYPEEERRIVESWKRVFEIDNWTIFNVCGNIWEIMEAYVQKIVYPGEDLEGLKY, encoded by the coding sequence ATGGGACAGGATACAGTCAGGTTATATACGAGGCAGAACGACAAGACGCTGCTTCCGCTGAAGAGGCAGGGGCGCATTATCAACCAGAGAATATATGTGGAGATGCATTTTGGTGATATCGCGCCCCTGTTTCTCGAAAGCTATGACTGGTTTACGAAAGAGGCGGCCCGCAGGGTGCCGAAACCGGGGGATGTGAAAGCTCCCATCTGGTGTTCTATCAGTGCGGAAAACTGTCTGAAGCCGATCGACGGCACCGTCGTGTATGTGCTCGAAGTGCCGAAGGAAAAGGTCATATATTTTGATGAGGCAAAATGGGATTATGTGCTCAATCGGATATATCTGCCGAAAGATGAGCAGGATGCGGCATCTTACAGAGAGCATCTTAAGCTTCTTGGCATATCCAACGGGTTTGAATTCTTTGAGGGGCGCTACAAGGGCATGTATCCGGAGGAAGAACGGCGTATTGTGGAAAGCTGGAAGCGCGTCTTTGAGATCGACAACTGGACGATCTTTAATGTGTGCGGCAATATATGGGAGATCATGGAGGCGTATGTTCAGAAGATCGTTTATCCGGGGGAAGACCTGGAGGGGCTGAAATATTAA